A genomic region of Kribbella sp. NBC_00382 contains the following coding sequences:
- a CDS encoding DEAD/DEAH box helicase has product MTAMMTLPVSGSEPTAPPSSAFTTLHPKIQQWIWTQNWSELRSAQEQAVGPILAGDTDVIISAATASGKTEAAFLPICSALLAARDRQIEANTRDGLDTAGQIPGSGIQTLYISPLKALINDQYGRLDALCEHLDLPVHRWHGDVAGSSKARVLSNPDGFLLITPESLEALLVVHGPKISRLFDGLRHVVIDEMHSFIGTERGAQLQSLLHRIELAVRRRVARIGLSATLGDMELASEFLRPGRAAAVTVITAADDTHELRLQVRGYEAIPARLSAAESVVVERPDGEAGTEEETSGDDLAIADHLFATLRGTDNLIFANSRQKVEIYADLLKRRCDLAHVPNEFIPHHGSLSKELREHAESRLKDRDRPVNAVCTSTLEMGIDIGSVTSIAQLGAPRTVAGLRQRLGRSGRRGGASTLRMYITEEQVTPQTPPPDALRADLVQGIAMVNLLLAGWVEAPDSGGLHLSTLTQQLLSLIAQHGGVTPQEAYRTLCQDGPFSRVTPILFKSLLRALADEKVDFIRQERDGLLLHGVAGERVVQHYSFYAAFRSATEFRLIANGRTLGTLPVDYPLMPGSLLIFGGKRWKVTAVDSHARVVELTRSSGGRPPAFSGGGGGEVADEVRREMYRIYTADTVPRYLDATAARLLSEGRANFKRFELGQSPILSWGADILLFPWRGDRILTTLTVALTGAGFDVGQDGVCLTLTGAALEEAARQMAQLVAGGPPDPLALASHVETKIVEKYDEQLSDELLEAAFAARSLDVEGAWKAASGLRDSLETAAGTRATADERLPGDPGITEVVPRRSTRTQRTSRMPELGSTPFAVLDVETTGFSPRLHDRVVEVAVVRTAADGTVERSWTTLLNPERDLGPTHVHGIRGADVRDAPRFADIAGDLAELLADAVVVAHNARFDLGFITAEYVRIGGSPPTWPAICTLAMSHRLGLLGGGRLTDCLAAEGLAHDQAHSALGDASATAGLLATYLRRSSGQGISTLGDLGCVPTTWPENTDWFVWPPSGRSHGRSQRWRPELSPLAQLVRHLPAHDLRDALVPADTAAYLDLLDRALEDRRIDDRETAALAMTAQEWGLSRRDVHQAHSKYLSALAATALADGVLTDFEATDLADVAAALGFGVGEVAAALHDARSHQPETAANKGLRGLGVCFTGALQARLEGELITRDRAQSLARAAGLVVHERVTKGLDLLIVADPESMSGKANKARTYGTRIMAEATFWKEIGLAPS; this is encoded by the coding sequence ACTGGTCCGAGCTTCGCAGTGCTCAGGAGCAGGCCGTCGGGCCGATCCTCGCCGGGGACACAGACGTGATCATCTCGGCGGCCACCGCATCCGGAAAGACCGAGGCAGCTTTCTTGCCGATCTGCTCGGCCTTGCTAGCCGCCCGCGATCGGCAGATCGAAGCCAACACGCGGGATGGGCTGGACACAGCGGGACAGATTCCCGGGTCCGGCATACAGACGTTGTACATCAGCCCGCTCAAGGCACTCATCAACGACCAGTACGGTCGGCTCGACGCCCTGTGTGAGCATCTCGATCTGCCCGTTCACCGCTGGCATGGCGATGTCGCAGGGTCAAGCAAGGCAAGAGTGCTCAGCAACCCGGACGGATTCCTGCTGATCACGCCGGAGTCACTCGAGGCCCTCCTGGTCGTTCACGGCCCCAAGATCTCGCGTCTGTTCGATGGCCTGCGGCACGTCGTCATCGACGAGATGCACTCGTTCATCGGCACCGAACGTGGCGCTCAACTGCAATCGTTACTGCATCGAATCGAGCTCGCGGTCCGGCGTCGCGTCGCCCGCATCGGGCTCTCCGCCACGTTGGGCGACATGGAGCTGGCGTCGGAGTTCCTCCGTCCCGGCCGGGCGGCAGCGGTCACTGTCATCACGGCAGCTGACGACACCCACGAACTCCGCCTTCAGGTGCGTGGTTATGAGGCGATCCCGGCGAGGCTGTCCGCTGCCGAGAGCGTGGTGGTGGAGCGGCCCGATGGCGAGGCCGGCACCGAGGAAGAGACTTCCGGCGACGACCTAGCCATCGCAGACCATCTCTTCGCGACCCTTCGTGGGACCGACAACCTGATCTTCGCCAACTCCCGCCAGAAGGTGGAGATCTATGCCGACCTGCTCAAACGACGATGCGATCTCGCTCACGTGCCGAACGAGTTCATCCCCCACCACGGCAGCCTCTCCAAAGAACTTCGTGAACACGCCGAGAGCCGGCTGAAAGACCGGGATCGGCCGGTCAACGCGGTTTGCACCTCCACGCTGGAGATGGGGATCGACATCGGTTCGGTGACGTCGATCGCCCAGCTGGGTGCGCCCCGGACTGTCGCCGGTCTTCGGCAACGGCTGGGCCGCTCTGGCCGTCGCGGTGGCGCCTCCACACTGCGCATGTACATCACCGAGGAGCAGGTCACCCCGCAGACACCTCCTCCTGATGCACTGCGAGCCGACCTGGTGCAAGGCATCGCAATGGTCAATCTCCTCCTCGCCGGATGGGTCGAGGCACCGGATTCGGGCGGCCTGCACCTGTCCACGCTCACCCAGCAACTGCTCTCGCTGATCGCGCAGCATGGTGGCGTAACCCCGCAGGAGGCTTACCGGACGCTTTGCCAGGACGGTCCGTTCTCCCGGGTCACGCCGATCTTGTTCAAGTCGCTGCTGCGCGCCCTGGCCGACGAGAAGGTGGACTTCATCCGGCAGGAGCGAGACGGGCTATTGCTGCACGGCGTGGCCGGTGAGCGAGTGGTGCAGCACTACAGCTTCTATGCCGCCTTCCGCAGCGCCACGGAGTTCCGGCTCATTGCGAACGGGCGGACACTCGGCACCTTGCCAGTGGACTATCCACTGATGCCCGGCTCACTCCTGATCTTCGGCGGTAAGCGCTGGAAAGTGACCGCCGTCGATTCGCATGCAAGGGTCGTCGAACTCACCAGGTCATCTGGAGGGCGGCCCCCGGCCTTCTCTGGCGGCGGCGGTGGCGAAGTCGCCGACGAAGTACGCCGCGAGATGTACAGGATCTATACCGCTGACACCGTGCCGCGGTACCTCGATGCGACAGCTGCTCGGCTGCTCAGCGAAGGCCGGGCCAACTTCAAGCGCTTCGAGCTCGGGCAGAGCCCGATCCTCTCCTGGGGAGCTGACATCCTGCTGTTTCCCTGGCGCGGCGACCGAATCCTCACCACGCTCACGGTCGCGCTGACAGGGGCCGGCTTCGACGTCGGGCAGGACGGTGTCTGTCTCACACTGACCGGCGCTGCCCTCGAGGAGGCAGCTCGGCAGATGGCACAGCTTGTCGCCGGCGGACCTCCGGACCCGCTGGCACTCGCCTCTCACGTGGAAACGAAGATCGTCGAGAAGTACGACGAACAGCTGAGCGACGAACTCCTCGAAGCCGCTTTCGCTGCCCGGAGCCTCGATGTCGAAGGTGCCTGGAAAGCGGCATCGGGCCTGCGAGACAGTCTCGAAACCGCCGCCGGCACCAGGGCTACCGCAGATGAACGTCTGCCGGGCGACCCCGGGATCACTGAGGTTGTGCCTCGTCGATCTACACGAACACAGAGGACCTCGAGGATGCCCGAACTCGGTTCCACCCCCTTTGCGGTCCTAGATGTCGAAACGACCGGCTTCTCACCTCGTCTGCACGACCGGGTCGTGGAGGTCGCTGTAGTACGAACGGCAGCCGATGGAACGGTCGAGCGTTCCTGGACCACCTTGCTGAACCCTGAGCGAGATCTCGGGCCGACTCACGTTCACGGCATTCGAGGAGCCGACGTCCGCGACGCGCCGCGCTTCGCGGACATCGCCGGCGACCTCGCCGAGTTGCTAGCCGATGCCGTGGTCGTCGCACACAATGCTCGTTTCGATCTCGGCTTCATCACCGCCGAGTACGTCCGAATCGGCGGAAGTCCACCGACCTGGCCCGCGATCTGCACCCTCGCCATGTCGCATCGACTCGGTCTCCTGGGCGGTGGGCGACTGACCGATTGCCTGGCTGCGGAAGGTCTCGCCCATGATCAGGCCCACAGCGCCCTGGGCGATGCGTCGGCCACCGCAGGCTTGCTGGCCACGTACCTCAGGCGCTCATCTGGACAGGGCATTTCCACCCTCGGCGATCTGGGCTGCGTTCCAACGACATGGCCGGAGAACACGGATTGGTTCGTGTGGCCGCCGTCCGGGCGCTCGCACGGGCGATCTCAACGCTGGCGACCAGAGCTCTCCCCACTCGCTCAACTCGTCCGTCACCTCCCTGCACACGATCTCCGTGATGCGCTCGTGCCCGCAGATACCGCGGCGTACCTGGATCTGCTGGATCGAGCGCTTGAGGACCGCCGCATCGACGACCGGGAGACCGCAGCTCTCGCGATGACAGCGCAGGAGTGGGGGCTCAGCCGCCGGGACGTGCACCAGGCGCACAGCAAGTACCTGTCCGCACTCGCGGCGACAGCCCTCGCCGACGGTGTCCTGACAGATTTCGAAGCTACTGACCTTGCAGATGTTGCAGCCGCTCTTGGTTTCGGAGTCGGCGAGGTCGCCGCGGCCCTCCACGACGCGCGGAGTCATCAGCCTGAAACCGCTGCGAACAAAGGATTGCGGGGGCTTGGCGTGTGTTTCACAGGTGCACTTCAGGCGCGGCTCGAGGGCGAGCTCATCACGCGTGACCGAGCCCAGTCCCTCGCCCGTGCAGCAGGTCTGGTCGTCCACGAGCGGGTCACGAAAGGCCTCGACCTGCTCATCGTCGCCGACCCCGAATCGATGTCCGGCAAAGCGAACAAAGCCAGAACCTACGGCACCCGAATCATGGCCGAAGCCACATTCTGGAAGGAGATTGGCCTCGCCCCGAGCTGA
- a CDS encoding RNA polymerase sigma factor: protein MTSSSPGHRETDPLAAPLAGMSDRELWRRSSEGETEAFARLFDRHAKAVYNFLFRRTASWSDAEDLTSTVFLEAWRRREEVVLVHETALPWLFRTADYVFRNEQRRQYFRLATVLKHSSPPDEPDLADGVASRVDDEREARRMRRLLRKLPRHEREIVELCFWAGLDLQAAAVALDIPIGTVKSRLSRARHHLRGLTAADTFIPGLDDSLENLS from the coding sequence ATGACAAGTTCATCGCCGGGTCATCGGGAGACCGATCCGCTGGCCGCTCCGCTGGCGGGGATGAGCGACCGCGAGCTGTGGCGCCGGTCGAGCGAGGGAGAGACGGAGGCGTTCGCCCGGTTGTTCGACCGGCATGCGAAGGCGGTCTACAACTTCCTCTTCCGCCGGACGGCCTCCTGGAGCGACGCCGAGGATCTCACCTCGACGGTCTTTCTGGAGGCCTGGCGCCGCCGGGAAGAGGTTGTTCTCGTGCACGAGACGGCGCTGCCGTGGCTGTTCCGTACGGCGGATTACGTGTTCCGCAACGAGCAGCGCAGACAGTACTTCCGGCTGGCCACCGTGCTGAAGCATTCCTCGCCCCCGGACGAGCCGGATCTCGCCGACGGGGTTGCCTCGCGGGTCGACGACGAACGTGAGGCCAGGAGAATGCGCCGGTTGCTGCGCAAGCTGCCCCGGCACGAACGCGAGATCGTCGAACTGTGTTTCTGGGCCGGCCTCGATCTGCAGGCCGCTGCCGTCGCGCTCGATATCCCGATCGGCACGGTGAAGTCCCGGCTGTCCCGGGCCCGTCACCACCTTCGCGGTCTCACCGCCGCCGACACCTTCATCCCCGGCTTGGACGATTCTCTGGAGAACCTGTCATGA
- a CDS encoding acyltransferase family protein, translating to MPRIESLTGLRWWAAFFVFSHHMTNLAPLPIAPLLRYGTSGVTFFFVLSGFVLTWSAQPGTLARTFYRRRFARIWPAHALTLMAAVLVFYRIHPDPAMHWIKPLDLGVLLLALCLLQGWSYDPTILYAGNPVSWTLSVEAFFYFYAPYVQRATARLKATGGLVLCVVAIGLGCAYHLSRFHWRDTVPILPQPVIQSVAFLFGIGSAIALRSGLRPRIPFWATLILFASGICTLLYASRHAATFPLATTMGILQFEILTVLYGLMIVAVASRDLRDRPSLLRSKPLVTLGQWSFCFYLVHSPILYTILELHGKAAPGWSNLGWYTVVLTLSLITSWLLHQFVERPLERRLRAPRPVTHRRSRPSPPRWRSRRWRSASSGSRDR from the coding sequence GTGCCGAGAATCGAGTCATTGACCGGCCTGCGCTGGTGGGCGGCGTTCTTCGTGTTCAGCCACCACATGACGAATCTCGCGCCGTTGCCGATCGCCCCATTGCTCAGGTACGGCACCTCCGGCGTGACCTTCTTCTTCGTACTGTCAGGCTTCGTCCTGACCTGGTCCGCCCAGCCCGGCACCTTGGCGCGGACGTTCTACCGACGCCGGTTCGCCCGCATCTGGCCGGCCCATGCACTCACCCTGATGGCCGCGGTTCTCGTCTTCTACCGAATCCACCCGGATCCGGCGATGCACTGGATCAAGCCGCTGGACCTCGGCGTCTTGCTGCTGGCGCTGTGCTTGCTGCAAGGCTGGTCCTACGACCCGACCATTCTGTACGCCGGTAATCCGGTGTCCTGGACGCTCTCGGTGGAGGCGTTCTTCTACTTCTACGCACCGTACGTCCAGCGCGCCACCGCACGGTTGAAGGCGACTGGCGGGCTGGTGCTTTGCGTGGTCGCCATCGGTCTGGGCTGCGCGTACCACCTGTCCCGCTTCCACTGGCGCGACACCGTGCCGATCCTGCCGCAGCCCGTGATCCAGTCGGTCGCGTTCCTGTTCGGCATCGGATCGGCCATCGCACTGCGATCCGGCCTGCGCCCGCGGATCCCGTTCTGGGCGACCCTGATCCTCTTCGCGTCGGGAATCTGCACGCTCCTCTACGCGAGCCGGCACGCCGCGACGTTCCCGCTCGCCACCACGATGGGAATCCTCCAGTTCGAGATCCTGACCGTGCTGTACGGCCTGATGATCGTCGCCGTCGCCTCCCGTGACCTGCGGGACCGACCATCGCTACTCCGCAGCAAGCCCCTTGTCACCCTGGGCCAGTGGTCGTTCTGCTTCTACCTCGTGCACTCCCCCATCCTCTACACAATTCTGGAGCTCCACGGCAAAGCCGCCCCGGGCTGGTCGAATCTGGGCTGGTACACCGTCGTACTGACCCTCTCACTCATCACTTCCTGGCTGCTCCACCAATTCGTCGAACGTCCGCTGGAACGGCGCCTCAGAGCACCCCGCCCCGTCACCCACCGGCGGTCGAGACCGTCCCCGCCGAGATGGCGATCGCGTCGGTGGCGTAGCGCTTCATCAGGTTCTCGCGATCGCTGA
- a CDS encoding uroporphyrinogen-III synthase, translated as MTRPGPLSGCTIAVTAHRRADDLIASFERRGAKVLHAPTLQIVPAADDQPLIEATRRVIANPPDDVVVTTAVGFRGWVEAADTVGLAADLLSTLEQSRLLARGPKARGAIRAAGLVEHWSARSETTAEVVEWLRDQGVVGRKIVVQLHGLSDPALQDALRAVGASVRGLEVYRWGPAPDPLAVERVIGQICAGGVDAVVHTSAPGAQALLDAAALNGQYDGLVAALRTGRVLNACVGPITAGPFVALGLEPLVPDRYRLGALIRIVTDRLTDDNARSIETAFGQLVIRGGAAVLDGVVLPLGPGPRAVLAALVAAGGDVVSRPDLLAVLPGAEDVHAVEVTVNRLRTAVGRPELVRTVVRRGYRLAVEPVGAPT; from the coding sequence GTGACTAGGCCTGGTCCGCTGAGCGGCTGCACGATCGCCGTCACCGCGCACCGACGGGCGGACGACCTGATCGCGTCGTTCGAACGCCGGGGCGCGAAGGTGCTGCACGCGCCGACGCTGCAGATCGTTCCGGCCGCCGACGACCAGCCGCTGATCGAGGCGACCCGGCGGGTGATCGCGAATCCGCCGGACGATGTGGTCGTGACGACGGCGGTCGGATTTCGCGGGTGGGTCGAGGCGGCCGACACTGTCGGGCTGGCGGCTGATCTGCTGAGTACTTTGGAACAGTCCCGGCTGCTCGCCCGCGGTCCGAAGGCGCGGGGGGCGATTCGGGCTGCGGGGTTGGTGGAGCATTGGTCGGCGCGGTCGGAGACGACGGCGGAGGTGGTCGAATGGTTGCGCGACCAAGGGGTTGTTGGCCGCAAGATCGTCGTACAGCTGCATGGGTTGTCCGATCCGGCGTTGCAGGATGCATTGCGTGCTGTTGGCGCGTCGGTGCGCGGGCTCGAGGTCTATCGGTGGGGGCCGGCGCCTGATCCGCTGGCGGTCGAGCGGGTGATCGGGCAGATCTGCGCCGGTGGAGTGGACGCGGTCGTGCACACGTCGGCGCCGGGCGCGCAGGCTTTGCTCGACGCTGCTGCGTTGAACGGTCAGTACGACGGGTTGGTGGCGGCCCTGCGTACAGGCCGGGTCTTGAATGCGTGCGTCGGGCCGATCACGGCCGGACCGTTTGTGGCTTTGGGGTTGGAGCCGTTGGTTCCTGATCGCTACCGGCTCGGGGCGTTGATCCGGATCGTCACCGACCGGCTCACCGACGACAACGCCCGCTCCATCGAAACCGCCTTCGGACAACTGGTGATCCGCGGCGGTGCAGCAGTCCTGGACGGCGTCGTCCTACCACTCGGTCCTGGTCCCCGAGCGGTCCTGGCAGCGCTGGTTGCTGCCGGCGGCGACGTCGTCTCCCGCCCCGACTTGCTGGCTGTCCTCCCCGGCGCTGAGGACGTCCACGCCGTCGAGGTCACCGTCAACAGACTCCGCACTGCAGTAGGCCGCCCCGAGTTGGTCCGCACGGTTGTCCGCCGCGGCTACCGCCTCGCCGTCGAGCCAGTAGGTGCACCGACATGA
- a CDS encoding sirohydrochlorin chelatase: MIDLVAAAHGTADPRGIREVHALVRLMAGLRPSVPVSLGFVDVDVPALPGLVDRVVADGNQAVVVPLLLSSGFHTAVDIAREARRRPYQVQAASALGPDPVLADVLVDRLLDCVELGSVDRVVLAAAGSSDRRALLDCSATAGLLADRIDRPVEVGYVSGAGERLGSVLARSTGRVAVATYLLAPGFFADRVRRLAGDLPVSAPLGADPRIAALALHRYDAARKMSAVAV, from the coding sequence ATGATCGATCTGGTGGCTGCCGCGCATGGGACTGCGGATCCTCGGGGGATTCGCGAAGTGCATGCGCTGGTTCGGTTGATGGCTGGGTTGCGGCCTTCGGTGCCGGTGTCGCTTGGGTTTGTTGATGTCGATGTGCCCGCACTGCCGGGATTGGTCGACCGGGTGGTTGCTGATGGCAATCAGGCTGTGGTGGTGCCGCTGTTGTTGAGCAGTGGGTTTCACACGGCGGTTGACATCGCGCGTGAGGCTCGGCGGCGGCCGTACCAGGTGCAGGCGGCTTCGGCGTTAGGGCCGGATCCGGTGCTGGCTGACGTACTGGTTGATCGGCTGCTGGATTGTGTGGAGTTGGGGTCGGTGGATCGCGTGGTGCTGGCGGCGGCTGGGTCGTCGGATCGGCGGGCTCTGCTGGACTGCTCGGCGACGGCCGGGTTGCTTGCTGACCGGATCGATCGGCCGGTCGAGGTTGGGTACGTGTCCGGCGCCGGCGAGCGATTGGGATCGGTTCTTGCTCGTAGTACCGGCCGGGTCGCCGTCGCCACCTACTTACTCGCCCCAGGGTTCTTCGCCGACCGGGTCCGACGCCTTGCCGGGGACCTCCCCGTGAGCGCCCCACTCGGGGCCGACCCGCGGATCGCGGCGCTGGCCCTGCATCGTTATGACGCTGCCAGGAAAATGTCGGCGGTTGCCGTCTAA
- a CDS encoding DUF6891 domain-containing protein, with translation MGIFDKLSRRTPEPDPVVLEELRDQVLLWVLPGFNTRTDVLAMAQEFRDDDEMPVSDQQLELLVDDVWQNRLAEQQTWTAPTDADKVAAAFADLDAAGVVARMNFTCCQTCGVAEIDDERPTDRPSTGYVFFHQQDAERLADTPAHLFLAYGTLDPIPGQVADQDTEIGRRIADALQAQHLPVTWNGSSTQRISIGPLTWQRRLPA, from the coding sequence GTGGGGATCTTCGACAAACTCAGCCGCCGTACGCCCGAGCCCGACCCGGTAGTCCTGGAGGAGCTGCGCGACCAGGTCCTGCTCTGGGTCCTGCCCGGCTTCAACACCCGTACCGACGTGCTGGCGATGGCCCAGGAATTCCGCGACGACGACGAGATGCCGGTATCGGACCAGCAGCTAGAGCTTTTGGTAGACGACGTTTGGCAGAACCGTCTCGCCGAACAGCAGACCTGGACTGCGCCGACTGACGCCGACAAGGTCGCCGCCGCGTTCGCCGACCTGGACGCCGCCGGCGTGGTAGCCCGGATGAACTTCACCTGCTGCCAGACCTGCGGAGTCGCCGAGATCGACGACGAACGCCCCACCGACCGCCCGTCGACCGGCTACGTCTTCTTCCACCAGCAAGACGCTGAACGCCTGGCCGACACCCCCGCCCACCTCTTCCTCGCCTACGGCACTCTCGATCCGATCCCCGGCCAGGTGGCCGACCAGGACACCGAGATCGGCCGCCGAATAGCCGACGCCCTCCAAGCCCAGCACCTCCCCGTCACCTGGAACGGCTCCTCCACCCAACGCATCTCCATCGGCCCGCTCACCTGGCAACGCCGGCTGCCCGCCTAG
- a CDS encoding NAD-dependent epimerase/dehydratase family protein, producing the protein MKILVTGGTGFVGSHAVAELAAAGHDLRLLVRRPEQVAASLAPFGTEVSDIVVGDVLDEAVVTAAIQGCDAVVHAAAIYSLDPRRAADILRTNVRATELVLGQAVAAGLDPIVHVSTTVALTRYGGSGPELPLGDINLPYAQSKIASEIIARRFQDAGAPVVTIYPGGVYGPNDPYYGDQTERFHWILRNRFPLWIKGGMHVNDVRDVAKLITAATAPGRGPRRYVVPGHHMDGNKLYGAVTEATGRRHPHVDLPGALMGPSTRAIDAVQRLLPSKWHYPADREGVEIVRRNTHFNTTPAHTDFSLTPIPFPQSIADTITSLTTSTPHR; encoded by the coding sequence ATGAAGATTCTGGTGACCGGCGGGACAGGCTTTGTCGGTAGCCATGCGGTAGCGGAACTGGCTGCGGCCGGTCACGACCTGCGGCTACTCGTCCGCCGACCCGAGCAAGTAGCCGCCTCGTTGGCGCCGTTCGGCACAGAGGTCTCGGACATCGTCGTGGGTGACGTCCTCGACGAGGCCGTCGTCACCGCTGCGATCCAGGGCTGCGACGCGGTCGTACACGCAGCGGCCATCTACTCACTGGACCCACGCCGCGCCGCGGACATCCTGCGCACCAACGTCCGCGCCACCGAACTCGTACTGGGCCAAGCGGTAGCGGCAGGCCTCGACCCGATCGTGCACGTCTCCACGACGGTCGCGCTCACCCGGTACGGAGGCTCCGGCCCCGAACTGCCGCTGGGCGACATCAACCTGCCCTACGCCCAATCGAAGATCGCCTCGGAGATCATCGCCCGACGCTTCCAGGACGCCGGCGCCCCCGTCGTCACGATCTACCCCGGTGGCGTCTACGGCCCGAACGACCCGTACTACGGAGACCAGACCGAACGCTTCCACTGGATCCTCCGAAACCGCTTCCCGCTGTGGATCAAGGGCGGAATGCACGTCAACGACGTACGCGACGTCGCCAAACTCATCACCGCCGCAACTGCGCCGGGCCGTGGTCCGCGCCGCTACGTAGTACCGGGCCACCACATGGACGGCAACAAGCTCTACGGCGCCGTCACCGAAGCCACCGGCCGCCGCCACCCCCACGTCGACCTCCCAGGCGCGCTGATGGGCCCCTCAACCCGAGCCATCGACGCCGTCCAACGCTTGCTGCCTTCCAAGTGGCACTACCCCGCTGACCGCGAAGGCGTAGAAATAGTCCGCCGCAACACCCACTTCAACACCACCCCCGCCCACACCGACTTCTCCCTGACCCCCATCCCCTTCCCCCAATCCATAGCCGACACCATCACCTCCCTAACCACCTCCACCCCCCACCGCTAA